One window of Microbacterium sediminis genomic DNA carries:
- a CDS encoding TadE family protein — MRRSSRWAERWRRPLPGSAPGSLPGSLPVSRPGEGERGSASLEFMTVGVLMLVPIVYLVVTLGILQNHALGAEAAARFAARSIAQSDDAAEAAQRADAAIAGITEEYGIDADRTTVSMTCVPAGAECPAAGATVVVTVRSAVSLPFVPDVLGLDRLAVIPVEATSGQKVSRFWSAG; from the coding sequence ATGCGCCGGTCGAGTCGCTGGGCTGAGCGCTGGCGGCGGCCCCTGCCGGGCTCCGCGCCGGGGTCGCTGCCGGGGTCGCTGCCGGTGTCGCGGCCGGGGGAGGGCGAGCGTGGATCGGCGTCGCTGGAGTTCATGACGGTCGGGGTGCTCATGCTCGTGCCGATCGTGTACCTCGTGGTGACGCTCGGCATCCTGCAGAACCACGCGCTCGGCGCGGAGGCGGCGGCGCGGTTCGCGGCGCGATCGATCGCGCAGTCCGACGATGCCGCCGAGGCCGCCCAGCGCGCGGACGCGGCGATCGCCGGCATCACGGAGGAGTACGGCATCGACGCGGATCGCACCACTGTCTCGATGACGTGCGTTCCCGCGGGTGCCGAGTGCCCCGCGGCCGGGGCGACCGTCGTCGTCACGGTGCGCTCCGCGGTCTCGCTGCCGTTCGTGCCGGACGTCCTCGGGCTGGACCGGCTCGCGGTCATCCCCGTGGAGGCGACCTCGGGGCAGAAGGTCTCCCGGTTCTGGAGCGCGGGATGA
- a CDS encoding pilus assembly protein TadG-related protein produces the protein MSARRRPRRELAQDERGSVLLLTLGYALLAIAVVIVCVDATSLYLAQKRLDALADAAALAGADGFSVVAGADGPAAVLDDAEVLEQAGAIVEVTGGQARLVAATTPDGLSARVTVTDTWHPPVLSPFVPGGITLESTATSRTALN, from the coding sequence ATGAGCGCCCGCCGGCGGCCGCGGCGGGAGCTCGCCCAGGACGAGCGCGGCAGCGTGCTGCTGCTCACGCTGGGCTACGCACTGCTCGCGATCGCGGTGGTCATCGTGTGCGTCGATGCGACCTCGCTCTATCTGGCGCAGAAGCGCCTCGATGCCCTCGCCGACGCCGCGGCGCTCGCGGGCGCCGACGGATTCTCGGTCGTGGCCGGCGCGGACGGCCCCGCCGCGGTGCTCGACGACGCGGAGGTGCTCGAGCAGGCCGGCGCGATCGTCGAGGTCACGGGCGGCCAGGCGCGGCTCGTGGCCGCCACCACGCCGGACGGCCTCTCCGCGCGGGTGACGGTGACCGACACCTGGCACCCACCCGTGCTGTCGCCGTTCGTGCCCGGCGGCATCACGCTCGAGTCGACGGCGACGAGCCGCACCGCGCTGAACTGA
- a CDS encoding TadE/TadG family type IV pilus assembly protein, producing the protein MSVAPRRARARHGLDLGGDERGSAVVEFVLVGSLLTVLTLAVLQLGFAIYVRNVVHDAAVEGAYHAALADVPVQSGAARAGELISRAVGSGYAQEIRASTGMVAGTESVVVTVRATLPLAGLLGVPRGLEVTAHAPVESLG; encoded by the coding sequence GTGAGCGTGGCGCCGCGCCGCGCTCGTGCCCGGCACGGGCTCGACCTCGGCGGCGACGAGCGCGGCTCGGCCGTCGTCGAGTTCGTGCTCGTGGGCTCGCTGCTGACCGTGCTGACGCTCGCCGTGCTGCAGCTGGGCTTCGCGATCTATGTGCGCAACGTCGTGCACGACGCCGCCGTCGAGGGCGCCTATCACGCGGCGCTCGCCGACGTCCCCGTGCAGTCGGGCGCGGCGCGGGCTGGCGAGCTGATCTCGCGCGCGGTCGGATCGGGGTACGCGCAGGAGATCCGCGCGAGCACGGGGATGGTGGCGGGGACGGAATCCGTGGTCGTCACGGTGCGGGCCACTCTGCCGCTGGCGGGCCTGCTCGGCGTTCCCCGCGGACTGGAGGTGACGGCGCATGCGCCGGTCGAGTCGCTGGGCTGA
- the prfB gene encoding peptide chain release factor 2: protein MIELDLSADIQALRTTFANIREVVDVDALRADVDRLEQEAADPELWNDQANAQKVTSALSRVKAQLAKVTKIESRLDDLEVMVDLANEMEDEDAAQEARTELAALEKAIGDLEVQTLLDGEYDDRAAVVTIRSGAGGDDATDFAEMLMRMYLRWAERHGYPVKVMDTSYAEGAGIKSTTFEVDAPYAYGTLSVEAGTHRLARISPFGSADKRQTSFAAVEVIPVMEEAQEVDIPENDIRVDVFRSSGPGGQSVNTTDSAVRITHLPTGIVVSMQNEKSQIQNRAAAMRVLQTRLLLLQKEEEAAKKKELAGTITASWGDQMRSYFLYGQQLVKDLRTGYEVGNPATVFDGDLDGLINAGIRWRKRKIED from the coding sequence ATGATTGAGCTCGATCTCTCCGCCGACATCCAGGCGCTGCGCACCACGTTCGCGAACATCCGAGAGGTGGTCGATGTCGACGCGCTGCGCGCCGACGTGGACCGCCTGGAGCAGGAGGCGGCCGATCCAGAGCTCTGGAACGACCAGGCCAACGCGCAGAAGGTCACCAGCGCGCTCAGCCGCGTGAAGGCGCAGCTCGCCAAGGTCACGAAGATCGAGAGCCGCCTCGACGATCTCGAGGTCATGGTCGACCTCGCCAACGAGATGGAGGACGAGGACGCCGCCCAGGAGGCGCGGACCGAGCTCGCCGCGCTCGAGAAGGCGATCGGCGACCTCGAGGTGCAAACGCTGCTCGACGGCGAGTACGACGATCGCGCCGCCGTCGTCACGATCCGCTCGGGCGCGGGCGGCGACGACGCCACCGACTTCGCCGAGATGCTCATGCGCATGTACCTGCGCTGGGCCGAGCGCCACGGCTACCCGGTCAAGGTGATGGACACGTCCTACGCCGAGGGCGCGGGCATCAAGTCCACGACGTTCGAGGTCGACGCGCCCTACGCCTACGGCACGCTCTCGGTCGAGGCCGGCACGCACCGTCTCGCCCGGATCAGCCCGTTCGGCTCCGCCGACAAGCGCCAGACGTCGTTCGCCGCCGTCGAGGTGATCCCGGTGATGGAGGAGGCCCAGGAGGTCGACATCCCCGAGAACGACATCCGCGTCGACGTCTTCCGCTCGTCCGGCCCCGGTGGTCAGTCGGTGAACACCACCGACTCGGCCGTGCGGATCACCCACCTCCCGACCGGCATCGTCGTCTCGATGCAGAACGAGAAGTCGCAGATCCAGAACCGTGCCGCCGCCATGCGCGTGCTGCAGACCCGACTCCTGCTGCTGCAGAAGGAGGAGGAGGCCGCCAAGAAGAAGGAGCTCGCCGGCACGATCACCGCGAGCTGGGGCGACCAGATGCGCTCGTACTTCCTCTACGGTCAGCAGCTCGTCAAGGACCTGCGCACGGGCTACGAGGTGGGCAACCCGGCCACGGTGTTCGACGGCGACCTCGACGGGCTCATCAACGCCGGCATCCGCTGGCGCAAGCGCAAGATCGAGGACTGA
- a CDS encoding cytochrome b — translation MSTATLQEEKKAADKPLGGKFVGAAANYIDERTSLSGFVKELGRKVFPDHWSFMLGEIALWSFVVVLLSGTFLTFFFQASMVETHYHGAYEPMRGIAMSAALESTLHISFDLRGGLLVRQIHHWAALVFVAGIGVHMLRVFFTGSFRKPRELNWVIGFVLFILAMAEGFTGYSLPDDLLSGNGLRIIDGMVKGIPLIGTWTSFLLFGGEFPGTDIVGRLYTLHILILPLLVIALVGLHLVLMIVNKHTQFAGPGRANDNVVGYPMMPVYMAKMGGFFFIVFGAIVLIASLVQINPIWAYGPYDPSPVSAGTQPDWYIGFADGALRLAPSNWDVHLGNYTLSLGILVPVAVLGIFIVLVMFYPFIEAWITGDKREHHIAQRPRNAATRTAIGAAGVGFYATLWAAASSDIIATHFGLTMEGVIHFLQAALIIGPFVLYFITKRVCLALQKKDREIVLHGYESGRIVRLPGGEYREVHKPMDEYERWKLIPEPGYEPLVVRPNDQGKIPASQKFRASLSRWFFEDRLAPLTQTELDHADEHQRHALAEYGPSPEETPQFRHGGHHAELESGDDKH, via the coding sequence ATGAGCACCGCCACGCTTCAGGAAGAGAAGAAGGCCGCTGACAAGCCGCTGGGCGGCAAGTTCGTCGGCGCCGCCGCGAACTACATCGACGAGCGCACCAGCCTGTCGGGCTTCGTCAAGGAGCTGGGCCGCAAGGTCTTCCCCGACCACTGGTCGTTCATGCTCGGCGAGATCGCGCTCTGGTCGTTCGTCGTCGTGCTCCTCTCGGGCACGTTCCTGACGTTCTTCTTCCAGGCCTCGATGGTCGAGACCCACTACCACGGCGCCTACGAGCCCATGCGCGGCATCGCGATGTCGGCGGCGCTCGAGTCGACGCTGCACATCTCGTTCGACCTGCGCGGCGGCCTGCTCGTGCGCCAGATCCACCACTGGGCCGCCCTGGTCTTCGTGGCCGGCATCGGCGTGCACATGCTCCGTGTGTTCTTCACGGGCTCGTTCCGCAAGCCGCGCGAGCTGAACTGGGTGATCGGCTTCGTGCTGTTCATCCTGGCGATGGCCGAGGGCTTCACCGGCTACTCGCTCCCCGACGACCTGCTCTCGGGCAACGGCCTGCGCATCATCGACGGCATGGTCAAGGGCATCCCGCTGATCGGCACGTGGACCTCGTTCCTCCTCTTCGGCGGCGAGTTCCCCGGCACCGACATCGTGGGCCGCCTGTACACGCTGCACATCCTGATCCTGCCGCTGCTGGTGATCGCCCTCGTGGGCCTGCACCTGGTGCTCATGATCGTGAACAAGCACACGCAGTTCGCCGGCCCCGGCCGCGCGAACGACAACGTCGTGGGCTACCCGATGATGCCGGTGTACATGGCCAAGATGGGCGGCTTCTTCTTCATCGTCTTCGGTGCGATCGTGCTGATCGCCTCGCTGGTGCAGATCAACCCGATCTGGGCGTACGGCCCGTACGACCCGTCGCCCGTCTCGGCCGGTACCCAGCCCGACTGGTACATCGGCTTCGCGGACGGCGCGCTGCGTCTGGCCCCGTCGAACTGGGACGTCCACCTCGGCAACTACACGCTGTCGCTCGGCATCCTGGTGCCGGTCGCCGTGCTGGGCATCTTCATCGTGCTCGTCATGTTCTACCCGTTCATCGAGGCGTGGATCACGGGCGACAAGCGCGAGCACCACATCGCCCAGCGCCCGCGCAACGCCGCGACGCGCACCGCCATCGGCGCCGCCGGTGTCGGCTTCTACGCGACGCTGTGGGCCGCGGCCTCGTCGGACATCATCGCGACCCACTTCGGGCTCACGATGGAGGGAGTCATCCACTTCCTCCAGGCGGCGCTGATCATCGGGCCGTTCGTGCTCTACTTCATCACCAAGCGGGTGTGCCTCGCCCTGCAGAAGAAGGATCGCGAGATCGTCCTGCACGGCTACGAGTCGGGCCGCATCGTGCGCCTCCCCGGCGGCGAGTACCGCGAGGTGCACAAGCCGATGGACGAATACGAGCGCTGGAAGCTCATCCCCGAGCCCGGCTACGAGCCGCTCGTGGTGCGCCCCAACGACCAGGGCAAGATCCCGGCGAGCCAGAAGTTCCGCGCGTCGCTGTCGCGCTGGTTCTTCGAGGACCGCCTCGCTCCCCTCACCCAGACCGAGCTCGACCACGCCGACGAGCACCAGCGCCACGCGCTGGCCGAGTACGGCCCGAGCCCGGAGGAGACGCCGCAGTTCCGCCACGGCGGACACCACGCGGAGCTCGAGTCGGGCGACGACAAGCACTGA
- a CDS encoding CpaF family protein, with protein sequence MDSLHADLIERVRRRLREDGIDPARDAVAAQHAVAVEVRRYSDLALARGAAPIDDEPGVVRSLLAAMSGWGPLDPYLRDPRVEELWINAPDRIFLARAGVTERVPLELTDEEVRDLVERMLHAAGRRVDLSQPFVDASLPDGSRLHVAIPDVTRRHWAVNIRRFLSGHRTLDELVDIGSIEAEGADLLHAAMRAGESVLVSGATHAGKTTLLAALLGECGTARIVTVEETFELGVDAPDLVALQGRQPSLEGTGEITLRRLVKEALRMRPDRLVIGEVRDAEALDLVLALNTGVPCAATIHANSASEALAKLAMLPLLAGRNIDRDFLLPAIAGGVDLVVHCERRPDGSRRIREIARVTGEVTDDAVATESVYRAPESAPGAPIRLPRPAQGGSWLDADTRVVSW encoded by the coding sequence GTGGACTCCCTGCACGCCGACCTCATCGAGCGCGTGCGCCGGCGCCTGCGCGAGGACGGCATCGACCCCGCGCGCGATGCCGTGGCGGCGCAGCACGCCGTCGCGGTCGAGGTGCGCCGGTACAGCGATCTCGCCCTCGCGCGCGGCGCGGCGCCCATCGACGACGAGCCGGGGGTGGTGCGCTCGCTGCTCGCGGCGATGAGCGGGTGGGGGCCGCTGGATCCGTACCTTCGTGATCCCCGGGTCGAGGAGCTGTGGATCAACGCCCCCGATCGGATCTTCCTCGCCCGGGCCGGGGTGACCGAGCGCGTGCCGCTGGAGCTGACCGACGAGGAGGTGCGCGACCTCGTCGAGCGCATGCTGCACGCGGCCGGGCGGCGCGTGGATCTGTCGCAGCCGTTCGTGGACGCCTCGCTCCCGGACGGCTCGCGTCTGCACGTCGCGATCCCCGACGTCACGCGGCGGCACTGGGCGGTCAACATCCGCCGCTTCCTCTCCGGTCACCGCACGCTCGACGAGCTCGTGGACATCGGATCGATCGAGGCGGAGGGCGCCGACCTTCTGCACGCGGCGATGCGCGCGGGGGAGAGCGTGCTCGTCTCGGGCGCCACCCACGCGGGCAAGACCACCCTGCTCGCGGCGCTCCTGGGCGAGTGCGGCACGGCGCGGATCGTCACGGTCGAGGAGACGTTCGAGCTCGGGGTCGACGCCCCGGATCTCGTGGCCCTGCAGGGGCGCCAGCCGAGCCTGGAGGGCACGGGGGAGATCACGCTGCGGCGGCTCGTGAAGGAGGCGCTGCGCATGCGCCCCGACCGTCTCGTGATCGGCGAGGTGCGCGACGCGGAGGCACTCGACCTCGTGCTCGCGCTCAACACGGGCGTGCCGTGCGCCGCGACGATCCACGCGAACTCGGCGAGCGAGGCCCTCGCCAAGCTGGCCATGCTGCCGCTGCTGGCCGGCCGCAACATCGATCGCGACTTCCTGCTCCCGGCGATCGCGGGCGGCGTCGACCTCGTGGTGCACTGCGAGCGGCGCCCCGACGGGTCGCGCCGGATCCGGGAGATCGCGCGGGTCACGGGCGAGGTGACGGACGACGCCGTGGCGACCGAGTCGGTGTATCGCGCCCCCGAGAGCGCGCCCGGTGCCCCGATCCGCCTGCCGCGGCCGGCGCAGGGCGGTTCGTGGCTCGATGCCGACACCCGGGTGGTGAGCTGGTGA
- a CDS encoding type II secretion system F family protein encodes MTVLTDAALAILLGGSFGAGVWTLLALVPRWGAVPLGRRIAPYIRDVTDPEGTTLHDGAIDPGSALAGGARAAWLRLRVAVTRVLGGGDSVARRLQRAGLEPDVAAFRGRQLAWALGAAAAGGALTVALAVTGRFTGAAALLPVVTGAAGALGCDALLTARARGRSARIAEELPTVLEFLALCLAAGEGILDSVRRVSAVGGGELTLELRRVVVEVATGASLGEALSALARRVDVPAVGRAIDHLVAAIDRGAPLAQTLEAQAADAREEAKRTLIEQAGRREIGMLIPLVFGLLPLSVIFAVFPGIVMLRIGL; translated from the coding sequence GTGACCGTGCTCACCGACGCGGCGCTCGCGATCCTGCTCGGCGGCTCCTTCGGCGCCGGGGTGTGGACGCTGCTCGCGCTGGTGCCGCGGTGGGGCGCCGTGCCGCTCGGGCGCCGCATCGCGCCCTACATCCGCGACGTCACCGATCCCGAGGGCACCACGCTCCACGACGGCGCGATCGATCCGGGCTCGGCGCTCGCCGGCGGCGCGCGGGCGGCGTGGCTGCGGCTGCGCGTGGCCGTGACCCGTGTGCTCGGCGGCGGCGACAGCGTCGCGCGTCGCCTGCAGCGTGCGGGCCTCGAGCCCGATGTCGCGGCCTTCCGCGGCCGCCAGCTCGCGTGGGCGCTCGGGGCGGCCGCCGCGGGCGGGGCGCTGACCGTGGCGCTGGCGGTCACGGGGCGCTTCACGGGGGCTGCGGCGCTGCTGCCGGTCGTGACGGGAGCGGCCGGCGCGCTGGGCTGCGACGCGCTGCTCACCGCCCGCGCGCGCGGGCGCAGCGCGCGCATCGCGGAGGAGCTGCCCACCGTGCTCGAGTTCCTCGCGCTTTGCCTGGCCGCCGGCGAGGGGATCCTCGACAGCGTCCGGCGCGTCTCGGCGGTCGGGGGCGGCGAGCTCACCCTGGAGCTGCGCCGCGTCGTCGTCGAGGTGGCGACGGGCGCGAGCCTGGGCGAGGCGCTCTCGGCCCTCGCACGCCGCGTCGACGTGCCCGCGGTCGGGCGGGCGATCGATCACCTGGTGGCGGCGATCGACCGCGGTGCCCCGCTCGCGCAGACGCTCGAGGCGCAGGCGGCCGACGCGCGCGAGGAGGCCAAGCGCACGCTCATCGAGCAGGCGGGCCGCCGCGAGATCGGCATGCTCATTCCGCTGGTGTTCGGGCTGCTGCCGCTGTCGGTGATCTTCGCCGTGTTCCCCGGAATCGTGATGTTGCGCATCGGACTGTAG
- a CDS encoding type II secretion system F family protein, with product MTILLGLTLAAGLLLVASPWLWPPRPVTEQSAQESRAARLLESAGFAHMPPRVLYVGCAAAGLGAAAIAWLATGVAALAAAALIAGAAAPIGWLRSRRLALARARRGLWPDVCDLLISSVRAGMSLPDAIGSLGESAPPSLRGPFAAFARDMAASGHFDSSADRLKQALADPLADRIVETLRMARQVGGTELVPVLRALSASVRAEASLRAEVESRQSWTRGAAVLGVVAPWVILVLLATRPEGAVAYSSPEGVALILAGAVVSFVAYRLMIRIGRLPEPRRWFA from the coding sequence GTGACGATCCTGCTCGGTCTGACGCTCGCCGCGGGGCTCCTGCTGGTCGCCTCGCCGTGGCTGTGGCCTCCGCGCCCGGTCACCGAGCAGTCGGCGCAGGAGAGCCGGGCCGCCCGGCTGCTGGAGTCCGCCGGTTTCGCGCACATGCCTCCGCGCGTGCTGTACGTCGGCTGCGCGGCCGCGGGCCTGGGCGCGGCCGCCATCGCCTGGCTCGCCACGGGCGTCGCCGCGCTCGCCGCCGCCGCGCTCATCGCCGGGGCCGCCGCGCCGATCGGCTGGCTGCGCTCGCGCCGGCTCGCGCTCGCCCGCGCGCGGCGCGGCCTCTGGCCCGATGTCTGCGATCTGCTGATCTCGTCGGTGCGCGCCGGCATGTCGCTTCCCGACGCGATCGGCAGTCTCGGGGAGTCCGCGCCGCCGTCGCTGCGCGGGCCGTTCGCGGCCTTCGCGCGCGACATGGCCGCCTCCGGGCACTTCGACTCCAGCGCCGACCGGCTCAAGCAGGCGCTGGCCGATCCGCTGGCCGACCGCATCGTCGAGACGCTGCGCATGGCGCGCCAGGTGGGCGGCACGGAGCTCGTCCCGGTGCTGCGGGCGCTGTCCGCGTCCGTGCGGGCCGAGGCGTCGCTGCGGGCGGAGGTGGAGTCGCGGCAGTCGTGGACGCGCGGCGCGGCCGTGCTGGGCGTCGTGGCGCCGTGGGTGATCCTCGTGCTGCTCGCGACGCGCCCCGAGGGAGCGGTCGCCTACTCCAGCCCCGAGGGCGTCGCCCTGATCCTCGCCGGCGCCGTCGTCTCGTTCGTGGCCTACCGCCTCATGATCCGGATCGGCCGCCTGCCGGAGCCGAGGAGGTGGTTCGCGTGA
- a CDS encoding Ku protein, producing the protein MRSIWKGALTFGLVNVPVKLYAATEDHDVSLHQVHNADGGRIRYQRKCEVCGEVVAYADIDRAYDDGERTVVLTDEDLKALPAERSREIDVVEFVPSEQVDPITFDKAYYLEPDSKSPKAYVLLRETLERTDRTAIVRFSLRQKTRLAALRVRGDVLMLQTLLWADEVRQVSFPSLEDSPTVSKKELELSANLVESYSGDFDPDEFVDEYQKELRTLIEAKLEQGDAIDTDATFGRDEEETGGEVIDLMEALRASVEKSRQTKKTAS; encoded by the coding sequence ATGCGATCGATCTGGAAGGGCGCGCTCACCTTCGGGCTCGTCAACGTGCCGGTCAAGCTCTACGCCGCGACCGAGGACCACGACGTGTCGCTGCACCAGGTGCACAACGCCGACGGCGGGCGCATCCGATACCAGCGCAAGTGCGAGGTGTGCGGCGAGGTGGTCGCCTACGCCGACATCGATCGCGCCTACGACGACGGCGAGCGCACCGTGGTGCTCACCGACGAGGACCTCAAGGCGCTGCCGGCCGAGCGCAGCCGCGAGATCGACGTGGTCGAGTTCGTGCCCAGCGAGCAGGTCGACCCGATCACGTTCGACAAGGCGTACTACCTCGAGCCCGACTCCAAGTCGCCGAAGGCGTACGTGCTGCTGCGGGAGACCCTCGAGCGCACCGATCGCACGGCGATCGTGCGGTTCTCGCTGCGGCAGAAGACCCGGCTCGCGGCGCTGCGGGTGCGCGGCGACGTGCTCATGCTGCAGACCCTGCTGTGGGCCGACGAGGTGCGGCAGGTGTCGTTCCCGTCGCTGGAGGACTCGCCCACGGTGAGCAAGAAGGAGCTCGAGCTGTCGGCCAACCTCGTCGAGAGCTACTCGGGCGACTTCGACCCGGACGAGTTCGTCGACGAGTACCAGAAGGAGCTGCGCACGCTCATCGAGGCCAAGCTCGAGCAGGGCGATGCCATCGACACGGACGCGACGTTCGGCCGCGACGAGGAGGAGACCGGCGGCGAGGTCATCGACCTCATGGAGGCCCTGCGCGCGAGCGTGGAGAAGTCGCGGCAGACGAAGAAGACCGCGAGCTGA
- a CDS encoding DedA family protein — MHHTALIPWLDPETIITIAGPWALLVVCLIVFAETGLLVGFILPGDTLLIIAGLLTHTNLVFGVNIWIVALLIGLSAFVGGEVGYLIGHKGGPALFERRESGLFSRKNVARTNAFFQRFGGLTIIVARFVPIVRTFAPVAAGIGHMPWRRYTLYNLIGAVIWGAGLTLFGYVIAFIPWVRDFVTQYIDLILLAAVAGTAVFVLWHYLKERRTVRRELAAGTPEPVIEPQID; from the coding sequence TTGCACCACACAGCTCTCATCCCCTGGCTCGACCCGGAGACGATCATCACGATCGCCGGCCCGTGGGCGCTGCTGGTCGTGTGCCTCATCGTGTTCGCCGAGACCGGGCTCCTCGTCGGGTTCATCCTCCCCGGCGACACGCTCCTCATCATCGCGGGCCTGCTCACGCACACCAATCTCGTCTTCGGCGTCAACATCTGGATCGTGGCGCTGCTCATCGGCCTGTCGGCCTTCGTCGGCGGCGAGGTCGGGTATCTCATCGGCCACAAGGGCGGTCCGGCCCTGTTCGAGCGCCGCGAGTCAGGCCTATTCAGCCGCAAGAACGTCGCCCGGACGAACGCGTTCTTCCAGCGCTTCGGCGGCCTGACGATCATCGTCGCCCGGTTCGTGCCGATCGTGCGCACCTTCGCGCCCGTCGCGGCGGGCATCGGCCACATGCCGTGGCGCCGGTACACGCTGTACAACCTCATCGGCGCCGTGATCTGGGGCGCGGGGCTGACGCTGTTCGGCTACGTGATCGCGTTCATCCCGTGGGTGCGCGACTTCGTCACGCAGTACATCGACCTCATCCTTCTCGCCGCGGTCGCGGGGACGGCCGTGTTCGTGCTGTGGCATTACCTGAAGGAGCGCCGCACCGTGCGCCGCGAGCTCGCGGCCGGCACGCCGGAGCCCGTGATCGAGCCCCAGATCGACTGA
- a CDS encoding MFS transporter: MTSAPPPPDGDVRGTLLRFAPMIYGPTALYSVGQGAIVPLLPVVAAQFGAHLAAAALVPAALVVGQLLGNIPAGWLVARAGERRAMTIAAIGSLLGAIIMLFAQNVPLLALASLTVGFFAASFAVARHTFMTTRVPLTYRARALSLLGGSFRLGAFTGPFLAAAMLAVFGTERASIWFFAAMMIGVGLLVTFGPDPETRISGAPAPRRDEAIAEDTGEPVTGSIPAVERVGVFRTMWRNRRVLSRLGVAAASLAAVRGARQTVLPLWGVSIGLDASTIALVVGVAGALDFALFYVSGQVMDRFGRIWAAVPSAVLMGGALVALAFTHDVPQAVLWFGVFAIVIGVGNGLSSGILLTVGADVAPQDEPATFLGAWRTITDAGGATTPLIFSGLTALFSLSVATGAIGAIGLLGALAFLRWLPRYAPER; encoded by the coding sequence GTGACATCCGCCCCTCCACCGCCCGATGGAGACGTGCGGGGCACCCTCCTTCGCTTCGCGCCGATGATCTACGGCCCCACCGCGCTGTACTCGGTCGGGCAGGGCGCGATCGTGCCGCTGCTTCCGGTGGTGGCGGCCCAGTTCGGCGCGCACCTGGCGGCGGCCGCGCTGGTGCCGGCGGCGCTCGTGGTCGGACAGCTGCTCGGGAACATCCCCGCCGGCTGGCTCGTGGCGCGCGCGGGCGAGCGACGGGCGATGACGATCGCGGCGATCGGCTCGCTGCTCGGGGCCATCATCATGCTGTTCGCGCAGAACGTGCCGCTGCTCGCGCTCGCCTCGCTCACGGTCGGGTTCTTCGCCGCCTCGTTCGCCGTGGCCCGGCACACCTTCATGACCACGCGCGTGCCGCTGACGTATCGCGCCCGCGCGCTGTCGCTGCTGGGCGGCTCGTTCCGCCTCGGCGCCTTCACGGGGCCCTTCCTCGCCGCCGCGATGCTGGCCGTGTTCGGCACGGAGCGCGCGAGCATCTGGTTCTTCGCGGCGATGATGATCGGCGTCGGGCTGCTCGTGACGTTCGGGCCCGACCCGGAGACGCGGATCTCGGGCGCCCCCGCGCCCCGCCGGGACGAGGCGATCGCCGAGGACACCGGCGAGCCGGTGACGGGGTCCATCCCCGCCGTCGAGCGCGTGGGGGTGTTCCGCACCATGTGGCGCAACCGCCGCGTGCTCTCGCGGCTGGGCGTGGCCGCGGCGTCGCTCGCGGCCGTGCGCGGGGCGCGTCAGACCGTGCTGCCGCTGTGGGGTGTGTCGATCGGGCTCGACGCCTCCACGATCGCCCTCGTCGTGGGCGTGGCCGGTGCGCTCGACTTCGCGCTGTTCTACGTCAGCGGTCAGGTGATGGATCGGTTCGGGCGCATCTGGGCGGCCGTGCCCTCGGCGGTGCTCATGGGCGGCGCGCTCGTGGCGCTGGCGTTCACCCACGACGTGCCGCAGGCCGTGCTGTGGTTCGGGGTGTTCGCGATCGTCATCGGCGTGGGCAACGGCCTCTCCAGCGGCATCCTGCTGACCGTCGGCGCCGATGTCGCCCCGCAGGACGAGCCGGCGACGTTCCTCGGCGCCTGGCGCACGATCACCGATGCCGGGGGCGCGACGACGCCGCTCATCTTCTCGGGCCTGACCGCCCTGTTCTCGCTCTCGGTCGCGACGGGTGCGATCGGCGCGATCGGCCTGCTCGGCGCCCTCGCGTTCCTGCGCTGGCTGCCCCGCTACGCGCCCGAGCGCTGA